A single genomic interval of Piliocolobus tephrosceles isolate RC106 chromosome 7, ASM277652v3, whole genome shotgun sequence harbors:
- the C7H8orf58 gene encoding uncharacterized protein C8orf58 homolog isoform X8 has protein sequence MMGRRRAFAVDGRDGTGEGLARGCIVPGVTSTYRRIPDAAHGCSSWERGDKLRGVSREALFLKLASRDSGVEMAVGDSPLAALPGLPQDSLDFESSGSPEPPAHVDQLLASQKLGQVLERSHRLPTAPTSLSGQHRCLRPPSKCKREVPLFGAGEQESMEADTDLEAGLEEEAVGGLGPGAWACLPGQGLRYLEHLCLVLEQMARLQQLYLQLRIQRPPGDPGEELARAPLPSPLHTPGAKAASPPKVEVPSANPPRLPETPVEPAYHLPSSQGHKVKVLLNRICRRSHHHPEPPTPPDGSDPRIESRDLPERPQCRPHRKTFMPSLVVKKQRAQNLSVG, from the exons ATGATGGGCCGGCGGCGCGCCTTCGCCGTGGACGGCCGGG ATGGGACTGGCGAGGGCCTGGCACGGGGCTGCATAGTGCCTGGAGTCACCAGCACCTACAGACGGATCCCGGACGCTGCCCACGGGTGCTCATCCTGGGAGAGAGGTGACAAGCTCAGAGGTGTCAGCCGGGAGGCGCTGTTTCTCAAGCTGGCTTCCCGGGACTCAGGAGTGGAGATGGCAGTTGGGGACAGCCCCCTGGCCGCCTTACCGGGCCTTCCTCAGGACTCCCTGGACTTTGAATCCTCAGGGAGCCCCGAGCCCCCAGCCCATGTAGACCAGCTCCTGGCCAGCCAGAAGCTGGGGCAGGTGCTGGAGCGTTCCCACCGGCTCCCAACAGCTCCCACTAGCTTGTCAGGACAACACCGCTGCCTGCGGCCGCCCAGCAAGTGCAAGCGTGAAGTGCCCCTTTTTGGAGCAGGGGAACAGGAATCCATGGAGGCAGACACAGACCTAGAGGCAGGCCTGGAAGAAGAGGCG GTGGggggcctggggcctggagcCTGGGCCTGCCTTCCTGGGCAGGGTCTTCGCTATCTGGAACACCTGTGCCTAGTGCTGGAGCAGATGGCAAGGCTCCAGCAGCTCTACCTGCAGCTGCGGATCCAGAGGCCCCCAGGA GATCCCGGTGAGGAGTTGGCCCGAGCCCCTTTACCGTCCCCCTTACACACCCCAG GGGCAAAGGCTGCTTCACCCCCAAAGGTGGAGGTGCCCAGTGCCAACCCTCCCAGGCTGCCAGAAACCCCAGTGGAGCCAGCGTACCACTTGCCATCCTCCCAGGGACACAAG GTCAAGGTCCTGCTCAACCGGATCTGCCGGAGAAGCCACCACCACCCTGAGCCCCCTACCCCTCCTGATGGCTCTGACCCCAG GATCGAGTCCAGGGACCTCCCTGAAAGGCCTCAGTGCCGCCCCCACCGGAAAACCTTTATGCCGTCATTAGTGGTTAAGAAACAACGAGCGCAAAACCTTTCTGTAGGCTGA
- the C7H8orf58 gene encoding uncharacterized protein C8orf58 homolog isoform X9, whose translation MMGRRRAFAVDGRDGTGEGLARGCIVPGVTSTYRRIPDAAHGCSSWERGDKLRGVSREALFLKLASRDSGVEMAVGDSPLAALPGLPQDSLDFESSGSPEPPAHVDQLLASQKLGQVLERSHRLPTAPTSLSGQHRCLRPPSKCKREVPLFGAGEQESMEADTDLEAGLEEEAVGGLGPGAWACLPGQGLRYLEHLCLVLEQMARLQQLYLQLRIQRPPGDPGAKAASPPKVEVPSANPPRLPETPVEPAYHLPSSQGHKRDFSHWDKVKVLLNRICRRSHHHPEPPTPPDGSDPRIESRDLPERPQCRPHRKTFMPSLVVKKQRAQNLSVG comes from the exons ATGATGGGCCGGCGGCGCGCCTTCGCCGTGGACGGCCGGG ATGGGACTGGCGAGGGCCTGGCACGGGGCTGCATAGTGCCTGGAGTCACCAGCACCTACAGACGGATCCCGGACGCTGCCCACGGGTGCTCATCCTGGGAGAGAGGTGACAAGCTCAGAGGTGTCAGCCGGGAGGCGCTGTTTCTCAAGCTGGCTTCCCGGGACTCAGGAGTGGAGATGGCAGTTGGGGACAGCCCCCTGGCCGCCTTACCGGGCCTTCCTCAGGACTCCCTGGACTTTGAATCCTCAGGGAGCCCCGAGCCCCCAGCCCATGTAGACCAGCTCCTGGCCAGCCAGAAGCTGGGGCAGGTGCTGGAGCGTTCCCACCGGCTCCCAACAGCTCCCACTAGCTTGTCAGGACAACACCGCTGCCTGCGGCCGCCCAGCAAGTGCAAGCGTGAAGTGCCCCTTTTTGGAGCAGGGGAACAGGAATCCATGGAGGCAGACACAGACCTAGAGGCAGGCCTGGAAGAAGAGGCG GTGGggggcctggggcctggagcCTGGGCCTGCCTTCCTGGGCAGGGTCTTCGCTATCTGGAACACCTGTGCCTAGTGCTGGAGCAGATGGCAAGGCTCCAGCAGCTCTACCTGCAGCTGCGGATCCAGAGGCCCCCAGGA GATCCCG GGGCAAAGGCTGCTTCACCCCCAAAGGTGGAGGTGCCCAGTGCCAACCCTCCCAGGCTGCCAGAAACCCCAGTGGAGCCAGCGTACCACTTGCCATCCTCCCAGGGACACAAG CGGGATTTCTCCCACTGGGACAAGGTCAAGGTCCTGCTCAACCGGATCTGCCGGAGAAGCCACCACCACCCTGAGCCCCCTACCCCTCCTGATGGCTCTGACCCCAG GATCGAGTCCAGGGACCTCCCTGAAAGGCCTCAGTGCCGCCCCCACCGGAAAACCTTTATGCCGTCATTAGTGGTTAAGAAACAACGAGCGCAAAACCTTTCTGTAGGCTGA
- the C7H8orf58 gene encoding uncharacterized protein C8orf58 homolog isoform X10, producing MMGRRRAFAVDGRDGTGEGLARGCIVPGVTSTYRRIPDAAHGCSSWERGDKLRGVSREALFLKLASRDSGVEMAVGDSPLAALPGLPQDSLDFESSGSPEPPAHVDQLLASQKLGQVLERSHRLPTAPTSLSGQHRCLRPPSKCKREVPLFGAGEQESMEADTDLEAGLEEEAVGGLGPGAWACLPGQGLRYLEHLCLVLEQMARLQQLYLQLRIQRPPGDPGEELARAPLPSPLHTPGNGGQRPWEVLSQTEQTGAKAASPPKVEVPSANPPRLPETPVEPAYHLPSSQGHKATHPGCGDSCLWELGRGSECGEGSW from the exons ATGATGGGCCGGCGGCGCGCCTTCGCCGTGGACGGCCGGG ATGGGACTGGCGAGGGCCTGGCACGGGGCTGCATAGTGCCTGGAGTCACCAGCACCTACAGACGGATCCCGGACGCTGCCCACGGGTGCTCATCCTGGGAGAGAGGTGACAAGCTCAGAGGTGTCAGCCGGGAGGCGCTGTTTCTCAAGCTGGCTTCCCGGGACTCAGGAGTGGAGATGGCAGTTGGGGACAGCCCCCTGGCCGCCTTACCGGGCCTTCCTCAGGACTCCCTGGACTTTGAATCCTCAGGGAGCCCCGAGCCCCCAGCCCATGTAGACCAGCTCCTGGCCAGCCAGAAGCTGGGGCAGGTGCTGGAGCGTTCCCACCGGCTCCCAACAGCTCCCACTAGCTTGTCAGGACAACACCGCTGCCTGCGGCCGCCCAGCAAGTGCAAGCGTGAAGTGCCCCTTTTTGGAGCAGGGGAACAGGAATCCATGGAGGCAGACACAGACCTAGAGGCAGGCCTGGAAGAAGAGGCG GTGGggggcctggggcctggagcCTGGGCCTGCCTTCCTGGGCAGGGTCTTCGCTATCTGGAACACCTGTGCCTAGTGCTGGAGCAGATGGCAAGGCTCCAGCAGCTCTACCTGCAGCTGCGGATCCAGAGGCCCCCAGGA GATCCCGGTGAGGAGTTGGCCCGAGCCCCTTTACCGTCCCCCTTACACACCCCAGGTAATGGAGGGCAGCGGCCATGGGAGGTGCTAAGCCAGACAGAGCAGACAG GGGCAAAGGCTGCTTCACCCCCAAAGGTGGAGGTGCCCAGTGCCAACCCTCCCAGGCTGCCAGAAACCCCAGTGGAGCCAGCGTACCACTTGCCATCCTCCCAGGGACACAAG GCGACTCATCCTGGCTGTGGTGACAGCTGTCTCTGGGAGCTTGGTCGGGGGTCTGAGTGTGGGGAGGGCTCTTGGTGA
- the C7H8orf58 gene encoding uncharacterized protein C8orf58 homolog isoform X7 yields MMGRRRAFAVDGRDGTGEGLARGCIVPGVTSTYRRIPDAAHGCSSWERGDKLRGVSREALFLKLASRDSGVEMAVGDSPLAALPGLPQDSLDFESSGSPEPPAHVDQLLASQKLGQVLERSHRLPTAPTSLSGQHRCLRPPSKCKREVPLFGAGEQESMEADTDLEAGLEEEAVGGLGPGAWACLPGQGLRYLEHLCLVLEQMARLQQLYLQLRIQRPPGDPGEELARAPLPSPLHTPGAKAASPPKVEVPSANPPRLPETPVEPAYHLPSSQGHKRDFSHWDKVKVLLNRICRRSHHHPEPPTPPDGSDPRIESRDLPERPQCRPHRKTFMPSLVVKKQRAQNLSVG; encoded by the exons ATGATGGGCCGGCGGCGCGCCTTCGCCGTGGACGGCCGGG ATGGGACTGGCGAGGGCCTGGCACGGGGCTGCATAGTGCCTGGAGTCACCAGCACCTACAGACGGATCCCGGACGCTGCCCACGGGTGCTCATCCTGGGAGAGAGGTGACAAGCTCAGAGGTGTCAGCCGGGAGGCGCTGTTTCTCAAGCTGGCTTCCCGGGACTCAGGAGTGGAGATGGCAGTTGGGGACAGCCCCCTGGCCGCCTTACCGGGCCTTCCTCAGGACTCCCTGGACTTTGAATCCTCAGGGAGCCCCGAGCCCCCAGCCCATGTAGACCAGCTCCTGGCCAGCCAGAAGCTGGGGCAGGTGCTGGAGCGTTCCCACCGGCTCCCAACAGCTCCCACTAGCTTGTCAGGACAACACCGCTGCCTGCGGCCGCCCAGCAAGTGCAAGCGTGAAGTGCCCCTTTTTGGAGCAGGGGAACAGGAATCCATGGAGGCAGACACAGACCTAGAGGCAGGCCTGGAAGAAGAGGCG GTGGggggcctggggcctggagcCTGGGCCTGCCTTCCTGGGCAGGGTCTTCGCTATCTGGAACACCTGTGCCTAGTGCTGGAGCAGATGGCAAGGCTCCAGCAGCTCTACCTGCAGCTGCGGATCCAGAGGCCCCCAGGA GATCCCGGTGAGGAGTTGGCCCGAGCCCCTTTACCGTCCCCCTTACACACCCCAG GGGCAAAGGCTGCTTCACCCCCAAAGGTGGAGGTGCCCAGTGCCAACCCTCCCAGGCTGCCAGAAACCCCAGTGGAGCCAGCGTACCACTTGCCATCCTCCCAGGGACACAAG CGGGATTTCTCCCACTGGGACAAGGTCAAGGTCCTGCTCAACCGGATCTGCCGGAGAAGCCACCACCACCCTGAGCCCCCTACCCCTCCTGATGGCTCTGACCCCAG GATCGAGTCCAGGGACCTCCCTGAAAGGCCTCAGTGCCGCCCCCACCGGAAAACCTTTATGCCGTCATTAGTGGTTAAGAAACAACGAGCGCAAAACCTTTCTGTAGGCTGA
- the C7H8orf58 gene encoding uncharacterized protein C8orf58 homolog isoform X6, translated as MMGRRRAFAVDGRDGTGEGLARGCIVPGVTSTYRRIPDAAHGCSSWERGDKLRGVSREALFLKLASRDSGVEMAVGDSPLAALPGLPQDSLDFESSGSPEPPAHVDQLLASQKLGQVLERSHRLPTAPTSLSGQHRCLRPPSKCKREVPLFGAGEQESMEADTDLEAGLEEEAVGGLGPGAWACLPGQGLRYLEHLCLVLEQMARLQQLYLQLRIQRPPGDPGEELARAPLPSPLHTPGNGGQRPWEVLSQTEQTGAKAASPPKVEVPSANPPRLPETPVEPAYHLPSSQGHKVKVLLNRICRRSHHHPEPPTPPDGSDPRIESRDLPERPQCRPHRKTFMPSLVVKKQRAQNLSVG; from the exons ATGATGGGCCGGCGGCGCGCCTTCGCCGTGGACGGCCGGG ATGGGACTGGCGAGGGCCTGGCACGGGGCTGCATAGTGCCTGGAGTCACCAGCACCTACAGACGGATCCCGGACGCTGCCCACGGGTGCTCATCCTGGGAGAGAGGTGACAAGCTCAGAGGTGTCAGCCGGGAGGCGCTGTTTCTCAAGCTGGCTTCCCGGGACTCAGGAGTGGAGATGGCAGTTGGGGACAGCCCCCTGGCCGCCTTACCGGGCCTTCCTCAGGACTCCCTGGACTTTGAATCCTCAGGGAGCCCCGAGCCCCCAGCCCATGTAGACCAGCTCCTGGCCAGCCAGAAGCTGGGGCAGGTGCTGGAGCGTTCCCACCGGCTCCCAACAGCTCCCACTAGCTTGTCAGGACAACACCGCTGCCTGCGGCCGCCCAGCAAGTGCAAGCGTGAAGTGCCCCTTTTTGGAGCAGGGGAACAGGAATCCATGGAGGCAGACACAGACCTAGAGGCAGGCCTGGAAGAAGAGGCG GTGGggggcctggggcctggagcCTGGGCCTGCCTTCCTGGGCAGGGTCTTCGCTATCTGGAACACCTGTGCCTAGTGCTGGAGCAGATGGCAAGGCTCCAGCAGCTCTACCTGCAGCTGCGGATCCAGAGGCCCCCAGGA GATCCCGGTGAGGAGTTGGCCCGAGCCCCTTTACCGTCCCCCTTACACACCCCAGGTAATGGAGGGCAGCGGCCATGGGAGGTGCTAAGCCAGACAGAGCAGACAG GGGCAAAGGCTGCTTCACCCCCAAAGGTGGAGGTGCCCAGTGCCAACCCTCCCAGGCTGCCAGAAACCCCAGTGGAGCCAGCGTACCACTTGCCATCCTCCCAGGGACACAAG GTCAAGGTCCTGCTCAACCGGATCTGCCGGAGAAGCCACCACCACCCTGAGCCCCCTACCCCTCCTGATGGCTCTGACCCCAG GATCGAGTCCAGGGACCTCCCTGAAAGGCCTCAGTGCCGCCCCCACCGGAAAACCTTTATGCCGTCATTAGTGGTTAAGAAACAACGAGCGCAAAACCTTTCTGTAGGCTGA
- the C7H8orf58 gene encoding uncharacterized protein C8orf58 homolog isoform X5 — MMGRRRAFAVDGRDGTGEGLARGCIVPGVTSTYRRIPDAAHGCSSWERGDKLRGVSREALFLKLASRDSGVEMAVGDSPLAALPGLPQDSLDFESSGSPEPPAHVDQLLASQKLGQVLERSHRLPTAPTSLSGQHRCLRPPSKCKREVPLFGAGEQESMEADTDLEAGLEEEAVGGLGPGAWACLPGQGLRYLEHLCLVLEQMARLQQLYLQLRIQRPPGDPGEELARAPLPSPLHTPGNGGQRPWEVLSQTEQTGAKAASPPKVEVPSANPPRLPETPVEPAYHLPSSQGHKRDFSHWDKVKVLLNRICRRSHHHPEPPTPPDGSDPRIESRDLPERPQCRPHRKTFMPSLVVKKQRAQNLSVG, encoded by the exons ATGATGGGCCGGCGGCGCGCCTTCGCCGTGGACGGCCGGG ATGGGACTGGCGAGGGCCTGGCACGGGGCTGCATAGTGCCTGGAGTCACCAGCACCTACAGACGGATCCCGGACGCTGCCCACGGGTGCTCATCCTGGGAGAGAGGTGACAAGCTCAGAGGTGTCAGCCGGGAGGCGCTGTTTCTCAAGCTGGCTTCCCGGGACTCAGGAGTGGAGATGGCAGTTGGGGACAGCCCCCTGGCCGCCTTACCGGGCCTTCCTCAGGACTCCCTGGACTTTGAATCCTCAGGGAGCCCCGAGCCCCCAGCCCATGTAGACCAGCTCCTGGCCAGCCAGAAGCTGGGGCAGGTGCTGGAGCGTTCCCACCGGCTCCCAACAGCTCCCACTAGCTTGTCAGGACAACACCGCTGCCTGCGGCCGCCCAGCAAGTGCAAGCGTGAAGTGCCCCTTTTTGGAGCAGGGGAACAGGAATCCATGGAGGCAGACACAGACCTAGAGGCAGGCCTGGAAGAAGAGGCG GTGGggggcctggggcctggagcCTGGGCCTGCCTTCCTGGGCAGGGTCTTCGCTATCTGGAACACCTGTGCCTAGTGCTGGAGCAGATGGCAAGGCTCCAGCAGCTCTACCTGCAGCTGCGGATCCAGAGGCCCCCAGGA GATCCCGGTGAGGAGTTGGCCCGAGCCCCTTTACCGTCCCCCTTACACACCCCAGGTAATGGAGGGCAGCGGCCATGGGAGGTGCTAAGCCAGACAGAGCAGACAG GGGCAAAGGCTGCTTCACCCCCAAAGGTGGAGGTGCCCAGTGCCAACCCTCCCAGGCTGCCAGAAACCCCAGTGGAGCCAGCGTACCACTTGCCATCCTCCCAGGGACACAAG CGGGATTTCTCCCACTGGGACAAGGTCAAGGTCCTGCTCAACCGGATCTGCCGGAGAAGCCACCACCACCCTGAGCCCCCTACCCCTCCTGATGGCTCTGACCCCAG GATCGAGTCCAGGGACCTCCCTGAAAGGCCTCAGTGCCGCCCCCACCGGAAAACCTTTATGCCGTCATTAGTGGTTAAGAAACAACGAGCGCAAAACCTTTCTGTAGGCTGA
- the C7H8orf58 gene encoding uncharacterized protein C8orf58 homolog isoform X4 codes for MMGRRRAFAVDGRDGTGEGLARGCIVPGVTSTYRRIPDAAHGCSSWERGDKLRGVSREALFLKLASRDSGVEMAVGDSPLAALPGLPQDSLDFESSGSPEPPAHVDQLLASQKLGQVLERSHRLPTAPTSLSGQHRCLRPPSKCKREVPLFGAGEQESMEADTDLEAGLEEEAVGGLGPGAWACLPGQGLRYLEHLCLVLEQMARLQQLYLQLRIQRPPGDPGEELARAPLPSPLHTPGNGGQRPWEVLSQTEQTGEGPSCLPLSCMPGVPLAGPLSRSLMGCLLALANLILFLKGQRLLHPQRWRCPVPTLPGCQKPQWSQRTTCHPPRDTRIESRDLPERPQCRPHRKTFMPSLVVKKQRAQNLSVG; via the exons ATGATGGGCCGGCGGCGCGCCTTCGCCGTGGACGGCCGGG ATGGGACTGGCGAGGGCCTGGCACGGGGCTGCATAGTGCCTGGAGTCACCAGCACCTACAGACGGATCCCGGACGCTGCCCACGGGTGCTCATCCTGGGAGAGAGGTGACAAGCTCAGAGGTGTCAGCCGGGAGGCGCTGTTTCTCAAGCTGGCTTCCCGGGACTCAGGAGTGGAGATGGCAGTTGGGGACAGCCCCCTGGCCGCCTTACCGGGCCTTCCTCAGGACTCCCTGGACTTTGAATCCTCAGGGAGCCCCGAGCCCCCAGCCCATGTAGACCAGCTCCTGGCCAGCCAGAAGCTGGGGCAGGTGCTGGAGCGTTCCCACCGGCTCCCAACAGCTCCCACTAGCTTGTCAGGACAACACCGCTGCCTGCGGCCGCCCAGCAAGTGCAAGCGTGAAGTGCCCCTTTTTGGAGCAGGGGAACAGGAATCCATGGAGGCAGACACAGACCTAGAGGCAGGCCTGGAAGAAGAGGCG GTGGggggcctggggcctggagcCTGGGCCTGCCTTCCTGGGCAGGGTCTTCGCTATCTGGAACACCTGTGCCTAGTGCTGGAGCAGATGGCAAGGCTCCAGCAGCTCTACCTGCAGCTGCGGATCCAGAGGCCCCCAGGA GATCCCGGTGAGGAGTTGGCCCGAGCCCCTTTACCGTCCCCCTTACACACCCCAGGTAATGGAGGGCAGCGGCCATGGGAGGTGCTAAGCCAGACAGAGCAGACAGGTGAGGGGCCATCGTGTCTCCCTTTGTCCTGCATGCCTGGGGTCCCACTAGCAGGTCCTCTGAGTCGAAGCTTGATGGGGTGTCTTCTGGCCCTGGCCAACCTGATTCTTTTTCTGAAGGGGCAAAGGCTGCTTCACCCCCAAAGGTGGAGGTGCCCAGTGCCAACCCTCCCAGGCTGCCAGAAACCCCAGTGGAGCCAGCGTACCACTTGCCATCCTCCCAGGGACACAAG GATCGAGTCCAGGGACCTCCCTGAAAGGCCTCAGTGCCGCCCCCACCGGAAAACCTTTATGCCGTCATTAGTGGTTAAGAAACAACGAGCGCAAAACCTTTCTGTAGGCTGA
- the C7H8orf58 gene encoding uncharacterized protein C8orf58 homolog isoform X3, which yields MMGRRRAFAVDGRDGTGEGLARGCIVPGVTSTYRRIPDAAHGCSSWERGDKLRGVSREALFLKLASRDSGVEMAVGDSPLAALPGLPQDSLDFESSGSPEPPAHVDQLLASQKLGQVLERSHRLPTAPTSLSGQHRCLRPPSKCKREVPLFGAGEQESMEADTDLEAGLEEEAVGGLGPGAWACLPGQGLRYLEHLCLVLEQMARLQQLYLQLRIQRPPGDPGEELARAPLPSPLHTPGNGGQRPWEVLSQTEQTGEGPSCLPLSCMPGVPLAGPLSRSLMGCLLALANLILFLKGQRLLHPQRWRCPVPTLPGCQKPQWSQRTTCHPPRDTRSRSCSTGSAGEATTTLSPLPLLMALTPGSSPGTSLKGLSAAPTGKPLCRH from the exons ATGATGGGCCGGCGGCGCGCCTTCGCCGTGGACGGCCGGG ATGGGACTGGCGAGGGCCTGGCACGGGGCTGCATAGTGCCTGGAGTCACCAGCACCTACAGACGGATCCCGGACGCTGCCCACGGGTGCTCATCCTGGGAGAGAGGTGACAAGCTCAGAGGTGTCAGCCGGGAGGCGCTGTTTCTCAAGCTGGCTTCCCGGGACTCAGGAGTGGAGATGGCAGTTGGGGACAGCCCCCTGGCCGCCTTACCGGGCCTTCCTCAGGACTCCCTGGACTTTGAATCCTCAGGGAGCCCCGAGCCCCCAGCCCATGTAGACCAGCTCCTGGCCAGCCAGAAGCTGGGGCAGGTGCTGGAGCGTTCCCACCGGCTCCCAACAGCTCCCACTAGCTTGTCAGGACAACACCGCTGCCTGCGGCCGCCCAGCAAGTGCAAGCGTGAAGTGCCCCTTTTTGGAGCAGGGGAACAGGAATCCATGGAGGCAGACACAGACCTAGAGGCAGGCCTGGAAGAAGAGGCG GTGGggggcctggggcctggagcCTGGGCCTGCCTTCCTGGGCAGGGTCTTCGCTATCTGGAACACCTGTGCCTAGTGCTGGAGCAGATGGCAAGGCTCCAGCAGCTCTACCTGCAGCTGCGGATCCAGAGGCCCCCAGGA GATCCCGGTGAGGAGTTGGCCCGAGCCCCTTTACCGTCCCCCTTACACACCCCAGGTAATGGAGGGCAGCGGCCATGGGAGGTGCTAAGCCAGACAGAGCAGACAGGTGAGGGGCCATCGTGTCTCCCTTTGTCCTGCATGCCTGGGGTCCCACTAGCAGGTCCTCTGAGTCGAAGCTTGATGGGGTGTCTTCTGGCCCTGGCCAACCTGATTCTTTTTCTGAAGGGGCAAAGGCTGCTTCACCCCCAAAGGTGGAGGTGCCCAGTGCCAACCCTCCCAGGCTGCCAGAAACCCCAGTGGAGCCAGCGTACCACTTGCCATCCTCCCAGGGACACAAG GTCAAGGTCCTGCTCAACCGGATCTGCCGGAGAAGCCACCACCACCCTGAGCCCCCTACCCCTCCTGATGGCTCTGACCCCAG GATCGAGTCCAGGGACCTCCCTGAAAGGCCTCAGTGCCGCCCCCACCGGAAAACCTTTATGCCGTCATTAG
- the C7H8orf58 gene encoding uncharacterized protein C8orf58 homolog isoform X2, producing the protein MMGRRRAFAVDGRDGTGEGLARGCIVPGVTSTYRRIPDAAHGCSSWERGDKLRGVSREALFLKLASRDSGVEMAVGDSPLAALPGLPQDSLDFESSGSPEPPAHVDQLLASQKLGQVLERSHRLPTAPTSLSGQHRCLRPPSKCKREVPLFGAGEQESMEADTDLEAGLEEEAVGGLGPGAWACLPGQGLRYLEHLCLVLEQMARLQQLYLQLRIQRPPGDPGEELARAPLPSPLHTPGNGGQRPWEVLSQTEQTGEGPSCLPLSCMPGVPLAGPLSRSLMGCLLALANLILFLKGQRLLHPQRWRCPVPTLPGCQKPQWSQRTTCHPPRDTSGISPTGTRSRSCSTGSAGEATTTLSPLPLLMALTPGSSPGTSLKGLSAAPTGKPLCRH; encoded by the exons ATGATGGGCCGGCGGCGCGCCTTCGCCGTGGACGGCCGGG ATGGGACTGGCGAGGGCCTGGCACGGGGCTGCATAGTGCCTGGAGTCACCAGCACCTACAGACGGATCCCGGACGCTGCCCACGGGTGCTCATCCTGGGAGAGAGGTGACAAGCTCAGAGGTGTCAGCCGGGAGGCGCTGTTTCTCAAGCTGGCTTCCCGGGACTCAGGAGTGGAGATGGCAGTTGGGGACAGCCCCCTGGCCGCCTTACCGGGCCTTCCTCAGGACTCCCTGGACTTTGAATCCTCAGGGAGCCCCGAGCCCCCAGCCCATGTAGACCAGCTCCTGGCCAGCCAGAAGCTGGGGCAGGTGCTGGAGCGTTCCCACCGGCTCCCAACAGCTCCCACTAGCTTGTCAGGACAACACCGCTGCCTGCGGCCGCCCAGCAAGTGCAAGCGTGAAGTGCCCCTTTTTGGAGCAGGGGAACAGGAATCCATGGAGGCAGACACAGACCTAGAGGCAGGCCTGGAAGAAGAGGCG GTGGggggcctggggcctggagcCTGGGCCTGCCTTCCTGGGCAGGGTCTTCGCTATCTGGAACACCTGTGCCTAGTGCTGGAGCAGATGGCAAGGCTCCAGCAGCTCTACCTGCAGCTGCGGATCCAGAGGCCCCCAGGA GATCCCGGTGAGGAGTTGGCCCGAGCCCCTTTACCGTCCCCCTTACACACCCCAGGTAATGGAGGGCAGCGGCCATGGGAGGTGCTAAGCCAGACAGAGCAGACAGGTGAGGGGCCATCGTGTCTCCCTTTGTCCTGCATGCCTGGGGTCCCACTAGCAGGTCCTCTGAGTCGAAGCTTGATGGGGTGTCTTCTGGCCCTGGCCAACCTGATTCTTTTTCTGAAGGGGCAAAGGCTGCTTCACCCCCAAAGGTGGAGGTGCCCAGTGCCAACCCTCCCAGGCTGCCAGAAACCCCAGTGGAGCCAGCGTACCACTTGCCATCCTCCCAGGGACACAAG CGGGATTTCTCCCACTGGGACAAGGTCAAGGTCCTGCTCAACCGGATCTGCCGGAGAAGCCACCACCACCCTGAGCCCCCTACCCCTCCTGATGGCTCTGACCCCAG GATCGAGTCCAGGGACCTCCCTGAAAGGCCTCAGTGCCGCCCCCACCGGAAAACCTTTATGCCGTCATTAG